The following proteins are co-located in the Gloeocapsa sp. PCC 7428 genome:
- a CDS encoding peptidylprolyl isomerase, which translates to MQTSSKDQLDAVLGLLSRYQLMPQLARNLIIDDAIANIPCTDEERQAAIEAFETQHQITPTTRDTWLKQQGMTMTQMHDLALRPVLLEKHKTTVWGPKVDNYFLTRKAHLDQVVYSLIRTKDMGLAQEIYFRILEGEQSFAELAREYSQGAEAKTSGLLGPVPLAQPHPAISKLLSVSQPGQLWAPRPLAEWVVIIRLEKLIPAQLDKSMRRRLQDELFENWLASKMQQIDITEFVSASLRNRN; encoded by the coding sequence ATGCAAACGAGTAGTAAAGACCAACTTGATGCAGTTTTAGGTTTATTGAGCCGTTATCAACTCATGCCGCAGTTAGCGCGAAACCTCATTATTGATGATGCGATCGCTAACATACCTTGCACCGACGAGGAACGCCAAGCCGCAATCGAAGCTTTTGAAACACAACATCAAATTACCCCCACAACCCGCGACACTTGGCTCAAGCAACAAGGTATGACGATGACGCAAATGCACGACCTCGCGCTAAGACCTGTATTGCTAGAAAAGCACAAAACGACAGTTTGGGGACCTAAAGTAGATAACTATTTCTTAACCCGCAAAGCCCATCTCGATCAGGTAGTATATTCTCTGATCCGGACGAAAGATATGGGGTTAGCTCAAGAAATTTACTTTCGGATTTTAGAAGGCGAACAATCGTTTGCCGAATTAGCCCGCGAATACTCGCAAGGTGCAGAAGCTAAAACAAGTGGGTTATTGGGACCTGTGCCTTTAGCACAACCGCATCCTGCTATTAGTAAACTGCTATCTGTGAGCCAACCAGGACAACTTTGGGCACCGCGTCCTTTAGCCGAATGGGTGGTGATTATTCGTCTCGAAAAGTTAATTCCAGCACAACTCGATAAATCAATGCGCCGTCGTTTACAAGATGAATTGTTTGAAAATTGGCTTGCAAGCAAAATGCAGCAAATTGATATAACGGAGTTTGTATCAGCAAGTTTACGCAATCGCAACTAA
- a CDS encoding type I secretion system permease/ATPase, which yields MTQSIPLAPIRDFLAQTPPFDQLSTEVIETITAKCQLMRYRVGQSILVREKMPAQVAIIYQGQARLLGYDQRSRTPVSLELLGTGRILGANSIVRGIPCETAIASTEVICITIPSQNFLDLLSSEPILEQAFHNSCSLSEVFELLSVELQRSANETPNLKELATAAWQDAVVRNIPKGKLNLAQLDADRVWLVSSGTISDFPVGSRLPVDGSSQVIRVENTRLLGLFIREQINTVDAILPSATQELTSFSVPPLETIPYAPDHPPEAPPDPYAAKPKYPLVRARGTIDAPLACFQMLSQSLGLTFRKDLIRKVLENQYKSAGNISLQACGAIAEMMGLRAQLVQVSATAINRLKAPALIRYADSFAVIYSITEKELVLAIPESGILRKSPQGFAEIWGKEGQVLLLQAPSHQVKEKFSLRWFLPSLYRYRKVLIEVLVASLFVQLFGLANPLITQVIIDKVLVQRSIDTLDVLGIFLLGVAVFEALLTSVRTYLFVDTTNRIDLSLGSEVIDHLLRLPLKYFDRRRIGELAGRINELENIRQFLTGTALTVVLDAVFSVIYVAVMLFYSWLLTLVTLVTIPLFALLTIFVSPIVRRQLHKKAEKYADTQSYLVEVLSGIQTVKAQNIELKSRWQWQERYAKYITAGFQNVLTFSTASSISGFLNKFTGLLLLWVGAHLVLANQLTLGQLIAFRIIAGYVTSPLLRLIQLWQNFQETALSIERLSDVLDAPQEVDETNRDNIPMPEIKGDVHYDAVSFGFNSNGPLQLINVNLEIPAGSFVGIVGQSGSGKSTLAKLLQRLYEPTSGRIQIDRYDISKVELYSLRRQIGVVLQDTLLFNGTVQENIALTNPEASSEEIIAAAKIAVAHDFIMSLPQGYNTVVGERGSSLSGGQRQRIAIARTVLQNPKLLILDEATSALDYNSERQVCNNLNEAFQGRTVFFITHRLSTVRNADTIVVMDQGSIVEQGTHQELMALKGRYYCLYQQQESQL from the coding sequence ATGACTCAAAGCATTCCTCTGGCTCCAATTCGAGATTTCTTGGCACAAACTCCCCCGTTTGACCAGCTATCAACAGAGGTTATAGAAACGATTACCGCGAAATGCCAACTGATGCGCTATCGCGTCGGGCAATCAATTCTTGTTCGAGAAAAAATGCCTGCGCAGGTCGCCATCATCTATCAAGGACAAGCACGGTTATTAGGCTACGACCAGCGATCGCGTACCCCAGTCAGCTTAGAATTACTAGGCACAGGCAGAATTTTAGGAGCAAATTCTATAGTACGCGGCATTCCCTGTGAAACTGCGATCGCTTCAACTGAAGTTATTTGTATTACAATACCATCTCAAAATTTCTTAGACTTGCTCAGTTCAGAACCAATTCTAGAACAAGCTTTTCACAATAGTTGTAGCTTGAGTGAAGTTTTTGAGTTATTAAGTGTCGAACTCCAACGCAGCGCTAACGAAACTCCCAATTTAAAAGAGTTAGCCACCGCAGCGTGGCAAGATGCCGTTGTCCGCAACATCCCCAAAGGCAAACTCAATCTTGCACAACTTGACGCGGATCGCGTATGGTTAGTCAGTAGTGGGACAATTTCAGATTTTCCCGTCGGTAGTCGTTTACCTGTTGATGGTTCCTCGCAAGTGATTCGCGTTGAGAACACGCGTTTACTGGGACTTTTTATCCGCGAACAAATCAACACCGTTGATGCAATTTTGCCGAGTGCTACCCAGGAACTCACGAGTTTTAGTGTACCTCCTCTGGAAACAATTCCTTACGCGCCCGACCATCCACCCGAAGCACCACCCGATCCTTACGCTGCTAAACCGAAATACCCACTCGTACGCGCTAGAGGTACAATTGACGCCCCTCTAGCGTGTTTTCAGATGTTGAGTCAGTCGCTTGGACTCACGTTTCGTAAAGATTTAATTCGCAAAGTTTTAGAAAATCAATACAAAAGCGCCGGAAATATTTCGCTGCAAGCGTGTGGTGCGATCGCCGAGATGATGGGTTTACGCGCGCAGTTAGTGCAAGTATCTGCAACTGCGATCAATCGCCTCAAAGCCCCTGCATTAATCCGCTACGCTGATAGTTTTGCCGTTATCTACAGCATTACGGAAAAAGAACTAGTTCTCGCCATTCCAGAAAGTGGAATTTTGCGAAAAAGTCCCCAAGGTTTCGCCGAAATTTGGGGAAAAGAAGGACAAGTACTACTTCTACAAGCGCCCAGTCATCAAGTTAAAGAAAAGTTTAGCCTGCGCTGGTTTTTACCATCACTTTATCGCTATCGTAAAGTTTTAATCGAAGTTTTAGTCGCCTCACTTTTTGTTCAGCTTTTCGGTTTAGCCAATCCACTCATTACCCAAGTTATTATTGATAAAGTTTTAGTACAGCGCAGTATTGATACTTTAGATGTTTTAGGTATTTTTCTACTTGGAGTCGCTGTATTTGAGGCATTATTAACGAGCGTTAGAACATATTTATTTGTTGATACAACCAACCGTATTGACCTTAGTTTAGGCTCGGAAGTTATCGATCACTTATTACGCCTACCGCTTAAATATTTCGATCGCCGCAGAATAGGAGAATTAGCAGGACGAATTAACGAACTTGAAAATATTCGCCAATTTTTAACAGGGACAGCATTAACTGTTGTATTAGATGCCGTATTTTCGGTAATTTACGTTGCCGTCATGCTATTTTATAGCTGGCTGCTTACCCTCGTGACTTTAGTTACAATCCCGTTATTTGCCTTACTGACAATATTTGTCTCACCCATCGTTCGCCGACAACTGCATAAAAAAGCTGAAAAGTATGCAGATACGCAGTCTTATTTAGTAGAGGTTTTATCGGGAATTCAAACAGTCAAAGCGCAAAATATTGAATTGAAATCGCGCTGGCAGTGGCAAGAACGCTATGCCAAATATATCACTGCTGGTTTTCAAAACGTTCTCACGTTTAGTACTGCAAGTTCAATCAGCGGCTTTTTAAATAAATTTACAGGCTTACTTTTACTGTGGGTAGGTGCGCATCTTGTTTTAGCAAATCAACTGACATTAGGACAATTAATCGCCTTTCGGATCATTGCAGGTTACGTCACAAGTCCTTTATTAAGACTGATTCAACTGTGGCAAAACTTTCAAGAAACCGCCTTGTCAATTGAACGACTCAGCGATGTTTTAGATGCACCGCAAGAAGTCGATGAAACGAATCGGGATAATATTCCCATGCCAGAAATTAAAGGCGATGTGCATTATGATGCGGTGTCATTTGGGTTTAATAGTAATGGTCCGTTGCAATTAATTAATGTCAACCTAGAAATTCCTGCTGGTTCTTTTGTGGGAATCGTCGGGCAAAGCGGTTCGGGTAAAAGTACTCTAGCTAAATTATTGCAGAGATTATACGAACCCACCTCCGGTAGAATTCAGATTGATCGTTACGACATTAGTAAAGTTGAACTTTATTCGTTGCGGCGACAAATTGGCGTCGTTTTACAAGATACGTTGCTATTTAATGGTACTGTTCAGGAAAATATCGCCTTAACAAATCCTGAAGCAAGTTCTGAAGAAATTATTGCTGCTGCAAAAATCGCAGTGGCGCATGATTTTATTATGTCTTTGCCGCAAGGATATAACACTGTGGTGGGCGAACGCGGTTCTTCATTATCCGGCGGACAACGCCAACGAATTGCGATCGCGCGTACCGTCTTACAAAATCCTAAACTACTGATCTTAGATGAAGCAACGAGTGCTTTAGACTACAATTCCGAGCGGCAAGTGTGCAACAACTTAAACGAAGCGTTTCAAGGTAGAACCGTATTCTTTATTACGCACCGCCTTTCTACCGTAAGAAATGCCGATACAATCGTCGTCATGGATCAAGGTTCAATTGTCGAGCAAGGAACGCACCAAGAATTAATGGCACTCAAAGGACGGTACTACTGTCTTTATCAACAACAGGAGTCGCAGCTATGA
- a CDS encoding HlyD family efflux transporter periplasmic adaptor subunit, translating into MKSESIEQPVILEQPAVWSRVVMWLLVSVTTSAFIWASVAKIEQAVPATGKLEPQGSTKEIKAPSGGVVREIYVQDGQLVKKGELLVTFDPTAPQADVRSLIQLKASLLRENQFYTTAAAGNNLDNSSDFATLTRLRAALVAENDFLKAQVNGFNPNKPIEGEFDANQQQLLASARAEYRSRVADAYLEIKELEKQLSQTRSQLETAKKVTAINQGILDKIAPVAEEGGLSQVQYQRQQQEVLTRQSEVDRLESEQQRLSIQIAQAREQLQNTVALTAKDILTKIADNQKKIAEIDTQLGRNKIENEKRIAEIDGQLSKANQSLQYQELRSPVDGIVFDLQAKSQGFVANSAEPILKIVPNENLVASVYLTNKDIGFVYPGMETDVKIESFPESEFGSIKGKLIWIGSDALPPTQERPYYAFPAKIQLERQALNINGKEVPLQSGMSVNSSIKVRKRTVLSMFMNMFDKKIKSLETVR; encoded by the coding sequence ATGAAGTCAGAATCGATCGAACAACCAGTCATTTTAGAACAGCCAGCAGTATGGTCACGAGTCGTCATGTGGTTACTTGTGTCGGTGACGACTTCGGCGTTTATCTGGGCTTCAGTCGCCAAAATTGAACAAGCCGTACCTGCAACCGGTAAACTCGAACCGCAAGGATCGACAAAAGAAATTAAAGCCCCATCTGGTGGCGTTGTCCGCGAAATTTATGTTCAAGATGGGCAGTTAGTTAAAAAAGGAGAACTATTAGTCACATTCGATCCCACCGCACCACAAGCAGATGTGCGATCGCTCATTCAGTTAAAAGCTTCCTTATTACGCGAAAATCAATTTTATACAACCGCCGCCGCCGGTAATAACTTAGATAATTCATCAGACTTCGCGACACTAACGCGATTGCGCGCCGCTTTAGTTGCAGAAAATGACTTTTTAAAAGCCCAAGTTAATGGTTTTAATCCTAACAAGCCAATAGAAGGCGAATTTGATGCTAACCAACAACAATTACTAGCAAGTGCAAGAGCCGAATATCGTTCGCGTGTAGCCGATGCCTATCTTGAAATTAAAGAATTAGAAAAACAACTGAGTCAAACGCGATCGCAACTAGAAACCGCTAAAAAAGTCACTGCAATCAATCAAGGAATTCTTGATAAAATTGCACCTGTCGCCGAAGAAGGTGGATTATCGCAAGTACAATACCAACGCCAACAACAAGAAGTTTTAACACGCCAATCTGAAGTAGATCGTCTAGAAAGTGAACAGCAAAGACTATCAATTCAAATCGCTCAAGCACGAGAGCAGTTACAAAATACCGTTGCGCTGACTGCAAAAGATATTTTAACTAAAATCGCAGATAATCAGAAAAAAATTGCGGAAATTGATACTCAACTTGGGCGAAACAAAATAGAAAACGAAAAACGAATTGCAGAAATTGATGGACAACTCAGTAAAGCAAATCAAAGCTTGCAATATCAAGAACTGCGATCGCCTGTGGATGGAATTGTTTTTGATTTGCAAGCAAAATCGCAAGGATTTGTAGCAAATTCTGCTGAGCCAATCCTAAAAATTGTGCCAAACGAGAACTTAGTAGCTTCTGTATATCTAACAAATAAAGATATCGGTTTTGTGTATCCAGGTATGGAAACTGACGTTAAAATTGAATCTTTTCCAGAATCAGAATTTGGTAGTATCAAGGGCAAATTAATCTGGATTGGCTCAGATGCTTTACCACCTACACAAGAGCGCCCTTATTATGCCTTTCCTGCCAAAATTCAACTAGAACGCCAAGCTTTAAATATTAATGGAAAAGAAGTGCCACTACAATCAGGCATGAGTGTTAATAGTAGTATTAAAGTGCGTAAAAGAACAGTTTTAAGTATGTTTATGAATATGTTTGATAAGAAGATTAAGAGTTTAGAAACAGTTAGATAA
- the lgt gene encoding prolipoprotein diacylglyceryl transferase — protein sequence MSLASDLLAQFASPGPIFINIGPITIRWYGLLIASAVLIGITLSQYLAKQRKVNPDLIGDLAIWLVIGAIPAARLYYVLFEWSEYAQNPEQIIAIWQGGIAIHGAIIGGLLAALIFARIRRVSFWQLADLVAPSLILGQAIGRWGNFFNSEAFGNPTNLPWRLYIPPEMRPPEFANFAYFHPTFLYESLWNLMVFALLIALFVRDVQGKQRLKTGTLFLVYLVAYSLGRVWIEGLRTDSLMLGPLRIAQVVSLTGIAIGLVGLVWLYVYNRALPDVVEEGVRGEG from the coding sequence ATGTCACTAGCTTCCGATTTACTAGCGCAGTTTGCTTCTCCAGGTCCCATTTTCATCAATATTGGACCAATTACAATCCGCTGGTATGGTTTACTCATCGCTTCGGCTGTATTAATTGGAATCACGCTTTCGCAGTATCTTGCGAAACAGCGCAAAGTTAATCCAGATTTAATCGGTGACTTGGCAATTTGGTTAGTCATTGGGGCAATACCTGCCGCGCGTTTGTACTATGTTTTGTTTGAGTGGTCAGAGTACGCGCAGAATCCTGAGCAAATTATTGCGATTTGGCAAGGAGGAATTGCGATTCACGGAGCAATTATTGGTGGTTTGCTTGCAGCACTGATTTTCGCACGTATCCGGCGAGTTTCGTTTTGGCAGTTAGCCGATTTAGTCGCTCCCTCACTGATTTTAGGACAAGCGATCGGGCGTTGGGGCAACTTTTTCAACTCCGAAGCTTTTGGGAATCCGACAAATTTACCTTGGAGATTGTATATCCCTCCCGAAATGCGTCCGCCAGAATTTGCAAATTTTGCTTATTTCCATCCCACCTTTTTATACGAATCGCTGTGGAATTTGATGGTGTTTGCGTTGTTGATCGCTTTATTCGTGAGAGATGTACAAGGTAAACAGCGTTTAAAAACTGGCACACTATTTCTTGTTTATCTCGTTGCTTATAGCTTAGGACGCGTTTGGATCGAAGGATTACGTACTGATAGTTTAATGCTCGGACCACTACGCATTGCTCAGGTAGTAAGTTTAACAGGAATCGCGATCGGATTAGTAGGCTTGGTATGGCTGTACGTATACAATCGTGCTTTACCTGATGTGGTAGAAGAAGGGGTAAGGGGTGAGGGGTGA